The DNA window GCCTTTTTCCTCAAACGCAAAGCCGTGGTTATTAAGATAATCAATGATCTCTTTCCCCACATCTTTAAGAATATATCCCTGGGCAAACACATTGTATTTGGCCAGTATTTTACCAAAAGCAACTAAAAGCGCTTCATAAAGCGCTTTCTCAAAGTCTTTCATCCAAACCTCACTTTAGCAATCCTTGCTAACGAACATATCAAAGAATTAACCTGGAATATGCCGACAAACGCAAGGATTTTTATCTCGAATATATCTATCGCCATTCCCACAACTCCTCCCCCGCCAAAATAGCCCGGATTTGGTCGGGAAAACGGCCGGGACGGGTAGGTTTGCCGATAAAACTGTCAAACCCGGCAGCCTTGATCCGGCGGATGTCGGCAAACATAACGCTGGCCGTCAGGGCCACCACTTTACTGTTTTTCAGGCCAGGATGGGCGCGGATGCGTTTGAGCAGGTCAAAGCCGGTTTCGCCCGGCATGTAAATATCAACCAAAAACAGATCAACTTTGGGCAATTTTTCGGCCAGGGCCATGGCGCTATCCACAGACGTGCAGGCATGCACTTCCTGCGCCCCGGCCATTTTTAGCAGGCTCATCGTGGCCCGGTAAGAGTTGGGGTCATCCTCAACAATCACTATGGTTATATCGGCTAAACTAACCTTCTCTAAATCAACGCTCATCATGCCTCATTTTCAACCAGAGATTGGCCCTCATTTTCGGGAGTAGCGGGGGTGGAGGTGTTGAGGGGTAAGGTAAAGTGAAAGGCCGACCCCCGCCCCTTTTCGCTTTCAACCCACAATTGACCGCCGTGCAATTCAACAAATTTTTTACTGATAGGCAAGCCCAGGCCGGCCCCCGGTTTTCGTAAGGTAAAAGCCTCTTCTGCTTGCTGAAACTCCTCAAAGATACGTTCAAAATCTTCGGTTTTAATGCCAATGCCGGTATCAATCACGCTTATTTTAAGCTGGCTATTGTGGTCTGTCACCCGCAAGGTGATGTCACCCTGGTTGGTGTATTTGGCCGCATTACTCAAAAGATTGAGCAGGATTTGCCGGATGCGGACCTTATCAGCGTTGATGGCAGGTAAATAGGGGGGAATCTCCTGGCGTAAGGCAATGGGCTTATCCTCAATCAGCCCGGCCACGGTTTTCATCACACCCGCGCTGATTTCGGCCAGGTCTACCGGCTCCCAAAACAATTCCATTTGCCCGGCTTCAATTTTGGCCAGGTCCAGTAAATCATTGGCAATATCGCGTAAAAACTCGCCGGCCTCGTAAATGCGGCCCAAATAATCCAATTTTTGCTCTTCAGACATGTCGCCGCCGCCATCGGTTTGGGAAAGGATGTAAGAGAAATTAATGATAGCGGTTAAGGGGGTACGCATCTCGTGGCTGAGATTGCTGATAAAACGATGTTGGAGCGCTTTGGCTTCGGCGGCGGCATGTTCAGCTTTTTGAAGATGTTGCCGGGTGGCTTTTAACGCGGCGCAAACTTTTTGCAAATTGTTTTGGTAAAGCCGATGGCTAAAGTAAACGGCCAACAAAATGAGAGCAGCCAACAACCAAAAGAGAAAATTCAGCGTGTTTTGCCCTACCACCAGCCGGCCCAGGAAAAAAAGCGCGGCCAGAATAACGGCGCTGATAAGTAGAAAAACCAGGGTATATCTTTGGGGTTCTGGAAGGCGAGTATTTTGCATAAGTTAAAGTTCGGATAAAGATTTTGTTGGGTAAAGACTATTGTAGAGGGTAGACTTTGGAAAGTCAATTATCTGTTTGTCCCATTCTCCCGGGGCAAGTCTTGGGTATTGGTAAAAATCCAGGCCGCCGCATGCAAAAAGGCCACGGCCATTATAAACAGACTGCCTTCTTTTAATTTATCCCGGTTGACCAGCACGCGCACCCACAGATAACCCGCCAGCAGGGTATAAACAAACGCCGAAGGCGCAAACAAGTCCCAATCCTGGCGCCCGCCATAGTCTGGATTCCAAACCCAGGTGAGCAGCAGATAGAGCGCAGCGGTAACGCTTAAAAAATAGCCGTAATCTTTGTCGGCAGGCCGGTCAAAAACGGCCACCCGGAAACGAGAGACGGTGATGAGGGTCAGCATAATGAGGGGCAAACCAAAGGGAGAAATCAGGAGATGTTCGTTGAGCCAATCCAACAGGTGAGCTACCGAAAACATGGTGTAATGCTGCCAAACGGTAGTAGTGGCAAAGAGGGGCACAAACCAGATACCGTCGCCGCCGCCGGGCCGGTCGTCGCTCAATAAGGCCGACAGGCCGTGGCCGCCGGACTCCATGAGGGCAAACACGCCTGCCCCCACCAACAGGGGCGGCAGAATAGTTTGGGCCAGCCCGCCGGCCACGGAGACGTAATTGCGTTTCCAACACAGCCAAATCAAAACCAGCATACCCGGCCACAAGAAAACGGTAGAAGGATGAAACCCGTTGCTCAGGGCCAGGGCCAGCACCGGCCATACCGGCTGAAGGTCGCCGCGCAGGGCGCGCCAGGCCAGAAACAGCGTTAGCAGCAGCCCTAACGAGACAATGGTATAATTTTCAACGTAACCAAAAAAGAGCTGCATCGAGCCGGTGGTCAACAGCAAGCCGGCCAGCACGGCGCTTTCCAGGGGCGTGCGGCCCAATTGGGCCAAAAAGGTGAGCAGCAGATAAACAAACCCTATCCCGCAAATGATACTGATTGCGGCATAAACGTATTCCACCGGCCAGCCCAACCAGGGCCGGGCGACAAAGTACCACAGGCGTTGGTGGAGGAAAACGGTCAAAGGAGCCTGCCAATTATACACAACGCGCAATTCTAAATTGGGGTGGGAGAGCGCCTGGGCCAAAACAGCGGCATCGCCCCACCGCAAATGGCGCAAACGAGCCAGCCAAAAAAGCAGCCCGGCCAGCCCGGCGGCCAGGGCAAACCACCATTGGCGGCGATGTTTGCCCGGCCAAATCCGCCATAACCGGCCTAACCAGTGCAACACAGTGTTGTTGATTGGCGGAATAATGAGGGCGCCGGCCAATAAGGCCAGGCCCCAACCCAACCACGACGGCAGAAATGTGTAAGGCCACACACTCCAGGTGGTTTCTACGGGCAGGCGAGAGGCGGCCAGGTGGAGGGTCAACAAAATGAGACCCCAGCCCTGGACGGCTCGCAGAAGCCAGTTTTGAGCGGCCTCGGTTTGGGCGGAGGCGGTTGAATGTTGCGCTGTTGCCGGGGTGGGTGCTTTCAGGGTCACGGAACGCCTTTCAGGTTTTGGCCGTTATCAAAAATAAAAAAGAAAAGTGACTGCAACGGATCAGGTCGCCATCTTTGAGCAACAAGGGTAGGCCCGGTTTAACTTTGACTTCATTCACGTAGGTGCCGTTCAAGCTGTCCAGGTCGTCAATGAACCAGCCGTCGCTCTGTTTAAGCAGCCGGGCATGCCGGCGAGAAACGCCTGCCTCGGCAGCCCCGTGCGGGCCAAGGTCAATATCGGCCACAGTTTGGCGATGGGTGCGGCCAACGATCAAGTTCTCCTGATCCGGCAGCGGGATGGTCACTCTTGGCTCAACCAGAAACAGCCGGGCGTCACAGGGAGCCGGTTCCGGCCCAGCCGTCCGGGCTGCCTGGCCGGGCAAATCGGCTGTTTTTAAGGTGGTCACCTGCGACGACGGCGGGCTGGCGTAAAAGGCGGGCCGTTGCTTTGACGAGGCCAGCACGTCTTTGAGGGCGTGGCCCATTAATTGCATATCGCCATAACGCTTAACGGGCGATTTTTGCATGGCCGTGAGAATGACTTCTTGCAGCCCCACCGGGCAAGCGGGGTTGAACTGGCGGGGCGAGGGAACCGGCTCGGAGATATGGGCCAACAAGATTTTATTGGGATTGGGATAGTCAAAGGGCAGGCGACCGGTCAACATTTCAAACATAACCACGCCCAACGAGTACATATCGGAGCGGCTGTCAACGGCCACGCCGCGGGCCTGCTCCGGGGCCACGTAGGCCGGGGTGCCCATAGAAACGCCCGTGCCGGTCAACACAAACTCGGCATCCGGCAGTTTGACCAGCCCAAAATCGGCCAGCAGGGGCCAATCTTCTTGGGCCATCAGGATATTGGAGGGTTTGACATCCCGGTGGACCAGGCCGTTTTGGTGGGCGTAATCCAGGGCTTCGGCCAGGGCAATGGCCAGGTTGGTCACTTTGACCCAATCCAGCGGCTGCCCCTGCAAACGGTTGGCCAATGTGCCACCTTCGATGTATTCCATGGCAATGTAGGGCCAGCTATCCTGCTCGCCGTACTCGTAAACAATCACAATATTGCGGTGGCGCAGGCGGGCAATGGCCTGGGCTTCGCGCTGAAAGCGGATCAGGGTTTCACTATCTTTATGGTGCAGCACTTTTACCGCCACCCAGCGTTTCAGGTTGGGCTGGTAGGCTTTGTAGACAACGGCCAGGCCGCCTGCGCCCATTGTCTCAACCAGTTTATAGCCGCCGATTGTTTTGCCTACCAACTCGCTCG is part of the Anaerolineae bacterium genome and encodes:
- a CDS encoding response regulator, which gives rise to MMSVDLEKVSLADITIVIVEDDPNSYRATMSLLKMAGAQEVHACTSVDSAMALAEKLPKVDLFLVDIYMPGETGFDLLKRIRAHPGLKNSKVVALTASVMFADIRRIKAAGFDSFIGKPTRPGRFPDQIRAILAGEELWEWR
- a CDS encoding protein kinase, which translates into the protein MTSELVGKTIGGYKLVETMGAGGLAVVYKAYQPNLKRWVAVKVLHHKDSETLIRFQREAQAIARLRHRNIVIVYEYGEQDSWPYIAMEYIEGGTLANRLQGQPLDWVKVTNLAIALAEALDYAHQNGLVHRDVKPSNILMAQEDWPLLADFGLVKLPDAEFVLTGTGVSMGTPAYVAPEQARGVAVDSRSDMYSLGVVMFEMLTGRLPFDYPNPNKILLAHISEPVPSPRQFNPACPVGLQEVILTAMQKSPVKRYGDMQLMGHALKDVLASSKQRPAFYASPPSSQVTTLKTADLPGQAARTAGPEPAPCDARLFLVEPRVTIPLPDQENLIVGRTHRQTVADIDLGPHGAAEAGVSRRHARLLKQSDGWFIDDLDSLNGTYVNEVKVKPGLPLLLKDGDLIRCSHFSFLFLITAKT
- a CDS encoding HAMP domain-containing histidine kinase encodes the protein MQNTRLPEPQRYTLVFLLISAVILAALFFLGRLVVGQNTLNFLFWLLAALILLAVYFSHRLYQNNLQKVCAALKATRQHLQKAEHAAAEAKALQHRFISNLSHEMRTPLTAIINFSYILSQTDGGGDMSEEQKLDYLGRIYEAGEFLRDIANDLLDLAKIEAGQMELFWEPVDLAEISAGVMKTVAGLIEDKPIALRQEIPPYLPAINADKVRIRQILLNLLSNAAKYTNQGDITLRVTDHNSQLKISVIDTGIGIKTEDFERIFEEFQQAEEAFTLRKPGAGLGLPISKKFVELHGGQLWVESEKGRGSAFHFTLPLNTSTPATPENEGQSLVENEA